A region of Pirellulales bacterium DNA encodes the following proteins:
- the ligD gene encoding non-homologous end-joining DNA ligase produces the protein MGLREYRRKRDFSRTAEPRGGRGAKHKAPIFVVQKHDASHLHYDFRLELDGVLKSWAVPKGPDTDPAVKRLAMHVEDHPLEYGNFEGIIPEGEYGGGTVMLWDRGTWEPVEDDARKAYREGRLKFILHGEKLQGAWMLVRRGGRPSGADERTWFLFKERDKFAGGKTPITDREPLSVKTNRTLEEIASDADRVWGPGGEKRSTKKSAVERRNTSVQRPTATTARAQIPRRSNSRLRKSEDATTTGDVVAGVKLSHPDKVFYPEQSYTKRDLADYYEQIADWMLPHVFGRPLALLRCPAGCEKPCFFQKHPGTGAPKHLPQVDVSESSRPEYNLVIKDTAGLIELVQLNVLETHIWGSTAKKLERPDRLIFDLDPDPKVEWPDVIDAARAVRLVLEELGLQTFLKTTGGKGLHIVVPIAARTDWDDAKAFSKAVADFIVRAAPDRFIATMSKSARRGKVFIDYLRNGRGATAVAAYSTRARPGAPVSMPIAWDELSPQLRSDQFTIENARARLAKLKRDPWEEMPKVRQSITKTMLTRLVE, from the coding sequence ATGGGTCTTCGCGAGTACCGCCGCAAGCGAGATTTTTCGCGAACCGCCGAACCGCGCGGTGGGCGGGGCGCCAAGCACAAGGCGCCGATCTTTGTCGTGCAGAAGCACGACGCTTCGCATCTGCACTACGACTTTCGGTTGGAACTCGATGGCGTTCTGAAGAGCTGGGCCGTGCCCAAGGGTCCGGATACGGACCCGGCGGTAAAGCGCCTGGCCATGCACGTCGAAGATCATCCGCTCGAATACGGCAATTTCGAGGGGATCATCCCCGAGGGCGAATACGGCGGCGGCACCGTCATGCTTTGGGACCGCGGCACATGGGAGCCGGTGGAGGACGACGCCCGCAAAGCGTATCGCGAAGGGCGGCTGAAGTTCATCTTGCACGGCGAAAAGCTGCAGGGGGCCTGGATGCTGGTGCGGCGCGGCGGCCGCCCGTCCGGAGCCGATGAGCGAACGTGGTTCTTGTTCAAGGAGCGCGACAAATTCGCCGGCGGAAAAACCCCGATCACCGATCGGGAACCCCTCAGTGTGAAAACGAATCGAACGCTGGAGGAAATCGCCAGCGATGCCGATCGCGTGTGGGGTCCTGGCGGCGAGAAGCGCAGCACCAAGAAGTCGGCCGTCGAGAGGCGCAATACGTCGGTCCAACGGCCCACAGCAACGACCGCTCGGGCGCAAATCCCGAGAAGGTCCAACTCGCGTTTGCGAAAATCGGAGGACGCCACGACCACGGGCGACGTTGTCGCCGGCGTCAAGCTTTCGCATCCCGACAAAGTCTTCTATCCCGAGCAAAGCTACACGAAGCGCGATCTGGCCGATTACTACGAGCAGATTGCCGATTGGATGTTGCCGCACGTCTTTGGCCGACCGCTGGCGCTGTTGCGTTGCCCGGCCGGTTGCGAAAAGCCTTGTTTCTTTCAGAAGCATCCTGGGACCGGCGCGCCGAAGCACTTGCCGCAAGTCGACGTGTCGGAGTCATCGCGGCCCGAATACAACTTGGTCATCAAAGACACCGCCGGACTGATTGAGCTAGTGCAGCTGAATGTGCTGGAGACGCACATCTGGGGCTCGACCGCAAAGAAGCTCGAACGCCCCGACCGCCTGATATTCGACCTGGATCCGGATCCCAAGGTCGAGTGGCCCGACGTGATCGACGCCGCACGCGCCGTGCGGCTGGTGCTGGAGGAGCTGGGGTTGCAAACGTTTCTGAAAACCACCGGCGGAAAGGGGCTGCACATCGTCGTGCCGATCGCGGCGCGCACCGACTGGGATGATGCTAAGGCTTTTTCGAAGGCAGTCGCCGATTTCATCGTTCGCGCGGCGCCCGATCGCTTCATCGCCACGATGAGCAAATCGGCGCGCCGCGGCAAGGTCTTCATCGATTACTTGCGCAATGGCCGGGGGGCCACGGCGGTGGCCGCATATTCGACGCGCGCCCGACCAGGCGCACCGGTGAGCATGCCTATCGCTTGGGACGAGCTTTCGCCGCAGCTGCGCTCGGATCAATTCACGATCGAAAACGCGCGAGCGCGACTGGCGAAGCTCAAACGTGACCCTTGGGAAGAAATGCCCAAGGTCCGGCAGTCGATCACCAAAACCATGCTGACGAGGCTCGTTGAGTGA
- a CDS encoding aldo/keto reductase has translation MTEPGRREFLQVGAASVAAAALADSLHASQQNQQRNSGGIPLRPFGRTGEMVSAICLGGHACTNLKKMDEKQSLRLIQRAVDEGITFLDNAWDYHDGGAEERMGKALAQGNIRKKTFLMTKVCGRTAKEAQSNLEDSLRRLQTDHIDLWQFHEIVYDNDPDWVFADDGAIQAGLKAVKEGKVRYLGFTGHKDPSIHLKMLAKPYEWSAVQMPLNVMDVHYRSFQKQVLPVLNERGIASLGMKSLGGNGSIVTKAGVPVGDALRYVLSLPITTLVSGIDSEAVLDQNLKIVREFQPLSVAEREAIEQRTIKLAGDGRYELFKSSKAFDGPVHRKQHGFDVALPS, from the coding sequence ATGACAGAACCAGGTCGCCGCGAATTCCTGCAAGTGGGCGCCGCCAGTGTCGCAGCCGCCGCCTTGGCCGATTCACTGCACGCCAGTCAGCAAAATCAGCAAAGGAACAGTGGTGGCATTCCGTTGCGGCCCTTCGGGCGCACCGGCGAGATGGTCAGCGCTATTTGCCTCGGCGGCCACGCCTGCACGAACTTGAAGAAGATGGATGAGAAGCAGAGCCTGAGACTGATCCAGCGCGCCGTCGACGAAGGAATCACGTTCCTCGACAATGCCTGGGACTATCACGATGGCGGCGCGGAGGAGCGGATGGGCAAGGCGCTGGCCCAGGGAAACATCCGCAAGAAGACGTTCTTGATGACCAAGGTCTGCGGCCGCACCGCCAAGGAGGCGCAGTCGAACCTCGAAGACAGCTTGCGTCGCTTGCAGACCGACCACATCGACCTTTGGCAGTTTCACGAGATCGTCTACGACAATGACCCCGACTGGGTTTTTGCCGACGACGGCGCCATTCAGGCTGGTTTAAAGGCCGTCAAGGAAGGCAAGGTCCGCTATCTGGGTTTCACGGGCCATAAGGATCCGTCAATCCATCTGAAGATGCTGGCCAAGCCGTACGAGTGGAGCGCCGTGCAAATGCCGCTGAACGTGATGGACGTTCATTACCGCAGCTTCCAAAAGCAGGTATTGCCTGTGTTGAACGAGCGCGGTATCGCGTCGCTCGGCATGAAAAGCCTGGGCGGAAACGGGAGCATCGTCACGAAAGCGGGCGTGCCGGTCGGCGACGCGCTGCGTTACGTGCTATCGCTTCCCATCACGACGCTGGTCAGCGGCATCGATTCCGAGGCCGTACTGGACCAGAACCTGAAGATCGTCCGCGAGTTCCAGCCGCTTTCCGTTGCCGAGCGCGAGGCGATCGAGCAGCGGACAATCAAGCTCGCCGGCGACGGCCGCTACGAGCTCTTCAAGTCATCCAAGGCGTTCGACGGCCCGGTTCACCGCAAGCAACACGGCTTCGACGTCGCGCTCCCTTCGTGA